From Streptomyces cyaneogriseus subsp. noncyanogenus, the proteins below share one genomic window:
- a CDS encoding DUF5133 domain-containing protein: MLLPAKSEVARQLRRYRAWERMMLASPADRAVRAAFEDSGHALCALMGKRCAREAADAAERYLRAGLAAYAEEQRKRPRTATAARRGPPAADRHSPAGSGTPSGAA; the protein is encoded by the coding sequence ATGCTGCTACCCGCGAAATCCGAGGTCGCCCGGCAACTGCGGCGTTACCGGGCGTGGGAACGGATGATGCTGGCGTCCCCCGCCGACCGAGCGGTGCGGGCCGCCTTCGAGGACTCGGGTCACGCCCTGTGCGCGCTCATGGGCAAGCGGTGCGCCCGGGAGGCCGCGGACGCCGCCGAGCGGTATCTGCGGGCGGGTCTGGCCGCCTATGCGGAGGAACAGAGGAAGCGGCCTCGTACGGCGACCGCCGCCAGACGGGGACCGCCGGCGGCCGACCGGCATTCCCCGGCGGGGAGCGGGACCCCCTCCGGCGCAGCTTGA